From a single Bacillus kexueae genomic region:
- a CDS encoding acetyl-CoA C-acetyltransferase: MGKTVIVSAARTPFGRFGGGLSSLTASQLGGIAIKEALKRAGVSPEEVDEVILGNVLQGGQGQIPSRQAAREAGIPWHVKTETINKVCASGLRSVTLADQIIRAGDEEVIVAGGMESMSNAPYLLPKARWGLRMGHAEVKDAMVHDGLTCSFTGVHMGTYGNETAKELEISREEQDQWALRSHERAIQAIESGKLQEEIVSVEMKGRKGDITVIEVDEAPRKDTSLERLSQLKPVFNHDGTITAGNAPGVNDGAGAFVLMSEERAQKEGKTPLATILAHTAIAVEAKDFPKTPGLVINELLRKAGKTVEEIDLFEINEAFAAVALASKQLAGLDPEKINVNGGAVALGHPIGASGARILMTLIYELKRRGGGLGVASICSGGGQGDAILVQV; this comes from the coding sequence ATGGGGAAAACGGTTATTGTAAGCGCTGCTAGAACACCTTTTGGTCGATTTGGTGGAGGATTAAGTTCCTTAACGGCGTCCCAATTGGGAGGCATTGCGATTAAGGAAGCGTTAAAGCGGGCAGGGGTTTCACCAGAAGAAGTTGATGAAGTTATTTTAGGGAATGTGTTGCAAGGGGGACAAGGGCAGATCCCATCGCGTCAAGCAGCTAGAGAAGCGGGTATTCCTTGGCATGTCAAAACGGAAACGATAAATAAAGTTTGTGCATCTGGTTTGCGAAGTGTCACATTAGCTGATCAAATTATTCGCGCTGGAGATGAAGAAGTCATCGTCGCAGGTGGAATGGAATCGATGAGCAATGCACCATACTTACTTCCGAAGGCGAGATGGGGCTTACGAATGGGGCACGCTGAAGTGAAAGATGCAATGGTGCACGACGGATTAACGTGCTCCTTCACAGGTGTTCATATGGGGACGTACGGAAATGAAACGGCAAAAGAATTAGAGATTTCTAGAGAAGAGCAAGACCAATGGGCATTGAGAAGTCATGAGCGTGCGATTCAAGCCATTGAAAGCGGAAAATTACAAGAAGAGATCGTTTCGGTTGAAATGAAAGGGCGTAAAGGTGACATAACGGTTATTGAGGTGGATGAGGCTCCGCGAAAAGATACTTCTCTTGAACGCCTGTCTCAATTAAAACCTGTATTTAATCATGACGGCACGATCACAGCTGGAAATGCACCGGGCGTTAATGATGGTGCGGGGGCATTTGTATTAATGAGTGAAGAACGCGCTCAAAAGGAAGGAAAGACGCCGCTCGCAACGATTTTAGCGCATACAGCGATTGCGGTTGAAGCAAAAGATTTCCCGAAAACACCTGGCCTTGTGATTAATGAATTGCTCAGAAAAGCGGGGAAAACAGTCGAAGAGATTGATTTATTTGAAATTAACGAAGCATTTGCTGCGGTTGCCCTTGCGAGTAAGCAGCTTGCAGGACTTGATCCAGAGAAAATTAATGTCAATGGTGGAGCTGTTGCGTTAGGACATCCAATCGGAGCAAGTGGTGCGCGAATTTTAATGACGCTCATTTACGAATTAAAACGTCGTGGTGGAGGTCTTGGTGTTGCATCCATCTGTAGTGGTGGAGGTCAAGGAGACGCCATCTTAGTTCAAGTTTAA
- a CDS encoding 3-hydroxybutyryl-CoA dehydrogenase, with translation MKVEKVMVIGAGQMGSGIAQVCAQAGYEVLMNDLKDEFVQRGLAVITKNLSRQVEKGRLTEGEKSEILSRLKPSTNLADASDVDLCIEAAVENMAIKTDIFKQLDEITKDHVILASNTSSLPITEIAAATKRPEKVIGMHFMNPVPVMKLVEIIRGLATTDETYSVIEDMTKKLNKVPVEVNDFPGFVSNRVLMPMINEAIYTVYEGVATPEAVDEVMKLGMNHPMGPLTLADFIGLDTCLYIMEILHEGFGDDKYRPCPLLRKYVKAGWLGRKTGKGFYTYE, from the coding sequence ATGAAGGTAGAAAAAGTGATGGTCATAGGTGCTGGGCAGATGGGTTCTGGTATTGCCCAAGTTTGCGCCCAAGCCGGATATGAAGTACTCATGAATGACTTGAAGGATGAATTTGTACAGCGAGGATTAGCAGTTATTACGAAAAATTTATCTCGACAAGTTGAAAAGGGGCGTCTAACAGAAGGAGAGAAAAGTGAGATTCTTTCACGTCTAAAGCCTTCTACGAATCTAGCGGATGCAAGTGATGTTGACTTATGTATTGAAGCGGCTGTTGAAAACATGGCCATTAAAACAGACATCTTTAAGCAACTCGATGAAATTACGAAGGATCATGTCATATTAGCTTCTAATACTTCTTCATTACCAATTACCGAAATTGCAGCAGCTACGAAGCGACCTGAAAAAGTAATCGGTATGCACTTTATGAATCCGGTGCCGGTTATGAAGTTAGTCGAAATCATTCGCGGGTTGGCAACAACAGATGAAACGTATTCTGTTATTGAAGATATGACGAAAAAATTAAATAAAGTGCCGGTAGAGGTCAATGATTTCCCTGGATTTGTGTCCAACCGTGTATTAATGCCCATGATTAACGAAGCGATTTATACAGTTTATGAAGGGGTTGCCACACCGGAAGCAGTTGATGAAGTTATGAAGCTTGGAATGAATCATCCAATGGGTCCACTAACACTAGCTGATTTTATCGGCTTAGATACATGCCTTTACATTATGGAAATTTTACACGAAGGATTTGGAGACGACAAATATCGTCCATGTCCATTACTGCGTAAATACGTAAAAGCAGGTTGGTTAGGTCGTAAAACAGGAAAAGGATTCTACACATACGAGTAA
- a CDS encoding acyl-CoA dehydrogenase — MNLRFTEEQEMMRKMVRDFAESEIAPFIERMEEGEFPRHLLKKMGELGLMGIPIPEKYGGAGMDFTSYIIAIHELSRVSATIGVILSVHTSVGTNPILYFGTEEQKKKYVPKLASGEYLGAFCLTEPSAGSDAASLKTRAVLDGDYYRLNGSKVFITNGGEADTYIVFARTGEGERSKGISAFIVEKDTPGFIIGKDEKKMGLHGSRTVQITFEDAMVPKENLLGEEGEGFKIAMANLDVGRIGIAAQSLGIAQAALEHAISYAKERHQFGKPIAANQGIGFKLADMATQVEAAELLTYRAAYLRQNGLPCGKEASMAKLFASQAAMDVSTEAIQVYGGYGYTKDYPVERFFRDAKVCQIYEGTSEIQRLVISKHLMK, encoded by the coding sequence ATGAATTTACGCTTCACAGAAGAACAAGAAATGATGAGAAAAATGGTCCGTGATTTTGCTGAGAGCGAAATTGCACCATTTATTGAAAGAATGGAAGAAGGCGAGTTTCCTAGACATCTATTAAAGAAAATGGGTGAACTAGGGTTAATGGGGATTCCAATTCCAGAAAAGTATGGTGGCGCTGGAATGGATTTTACGTCTTACATTATTGCGATTCACGAGCTTTCTCGCGTAAGCGCTACCATTGGGGTAATTTTATCGGTTCATACTTCTGTTGGAACGAACCCAATTTTATACTTCGGAACTGAGGAGCAAAAGAAGAAATATGTGCCAAAGCTTGCCTCAGGTGAGTATTTAGGAGCGTTTTGTTTAACCGAACCAAGTGCCGGTTCGGATGCAGCGAGCTTAAAGACGCGAGCGGTATTAGATGGGGATTACTACCGATTGAATGGTTCGAAAGTATTTATCACAAATGGAGGCGAAGCCGATACGTATATCGTGTTTGCGCGTACAGGTGAAGGTGAACGAAGCAAAGGAATATCTGCCTTTATTGTCGAAAAAGACACACCTGGTTTCATCATTGGTAAAGATGAAAAGAAAATGGGTCTTCATGGATCAAGAACGGTTCAAATTACGTTCGAAGACGCAATGGTTCCGAAAGAAAATCTTCTCGGTGAAGAAGGAGAAGGATTTAAAATTGCCATGGCTAACTTGGACGTAGGTCGTATCGGAATCGCGGCTCAGTCATTAGGAATTGCCCAAGCAGCGCTTGAACATGCCATTAGCTATGCAAAAGAACGTCATCAGTTCGGGAAACCAATTGCGGCAAATCAAGGAATTGGTTTCAAATTAGCGGATATGGCTACACAAGTGGAAGCGGCTGAATTATTGACGTATCGTGCTGCTTACTTACGTCAAAATGGCCTTCCATGTGGAAAAGAAGCGTCAATGGCGAAGCTTTTCGCATCTCAAGCGGCGATGGACGTTTCAACCGAAGCGATTCAAGTATATGGAGGATACGGCTATACAAAGGATTATCCGGTTGAACGATTCTTCCGCGATGCAAAGGTTTGTCAAATTTACGAAGGAACAAGTGAAATTCAGCGCCTCGTCATTAGTAAGCATCTGATGAAATAA
- a CDS encoding acyl-CoA dehydrogenase, which produces MNFKLSEEHEMIRKMVRDFAENEVAPTAAERDEEERFDMDIFHQMAELGLTGIPWPEEYGGIGSDYLAYVIAVEELSRVCASTGVTLSAHTSLAGWPIYKFGSEEQKQKYLRPMAQGEKIGGYGLTEPGSGSDAGAMKTTARLEGDHYILNGSKIFITNGGIADYYVVFALTDPTSKHKGTSAFIVEKDFPGFSVGKKEKKLGIRSSPTTEIVFEDCKVPKENLLGEEGQGFKIAMMTLDGGRNGIAAQAVGIAQGALDAAVAYAKERHQFGKPIAANQGIGFKLADMATQVEAARLLTYQAAWLESEGLPYGKESAMSKLYAGDIAMKVTTEAVQIFGGYGYTKDYPVERFMRDAKITQIYEGTQEIQRLVISRMLTK; this is translated from the coding sequence ATGAACTTTAAATTAAGCGAAGAACATGAAATGATACGGAAAATGGTGAGAGACTTTGCCGAAAATGAAGTAGCTCCTACAGCAGCTGAGCGAGATGAAGAAGAACGCTTTGATATGGATATTTTTCATCAAATGGCGGAGCTCGGTTTAACGGGTATTCCGTGGCCTGAAGAGTACGGAGGAATCGGAAGCGATTATTTAGCTTATGTCATTGCGGTTGAAGAGCTTTCACGTGTTTGTGCTTCAACAGGAGTAACGTTATCTGCACATACCTCGCTTGCAGGATGGCCGATTTACAAATTTGGATCCGAAGAACAGAAGCAAAAATATTTACGTCCGATGGCGCAAGGTGAAAAGATTGGAGGCTATGGGTTAACAGAGCCTGGGTCCGGCTCAGATGCTGGAGCTATGAAAACGACGGCTCGACTTGAAGGGGATCATTACATTTTAAACGGGTCCAAAATTTTCATCACCAATGGAGGCATTGCCGATTATTACGTTGTGTTTGCGCTAACAGATCCAACATCGAAGCATAAAGGAACAAGTGCCTTCATCGTTGAAAAAGACTTCCCTGGATTCTCTGTTGGGAAAAAAGAAAAGAAATTGGGGATTCGTTCGTCTCCGACAACAGAAATTGTGTTTGAAGACTGTAAAGTACCGAAGGAAAACTTGCTAGGTGAAGAAGGGCAAGGCTTTAAAATTGCGATGATGACACTCGATGGCGGACGTAACGGGATTGCGGCGCAAGCGGTTGGAATTGCGCAAGGGGCATTGGATGCGGCAGTCGCCTACGCAAAAGAGAGACATCAATTCGGGAAACCAATTGCAGCGAATCAAGGTATTGGCTTCAAGTTAGCGGATATGGCGACACAGGTAGAAGCAGCTCGTCTTTTAACGTATCAAGCAGCGTGGCTTGAGTCAGAAGGCTTACCTTACGGGAAAGAATCAGCAATGTCGAAGCTTTACGCAGGGGATATTGCGATGAAGGTGACGACAGAAGCGGTTCAAATATTTGGTGGATATGGTTATACGAAAGATTATCCAGTTGAGCGTTTCATGAGAGATGCGAAAATTACACAAATCTATGAGGGCACCCAAGAGATTCAACGACTTGTTATTTCCAGAATGTTAACGAAATAA
- a CDS encoding CTP synthase — MTKYIFVTGGVVSSLGKGITAASLGRLLKNRGLNVTIQKFDPYINVDPGTMSPYQHGEVFVTDDGAETDLDLGHYERFIDINLNKYSNVTTGKIYSTVLKKERRGDYLGGTVQVIPHITNEIKDKVFRAGKETGADVVITEIGGTVGDIESLPFLEAIRQIKSDVGRHNVMYLHCTLVPYIKAAGEMKTKPTQHSVKELRSLGIQPDVIVVRTEMPISQEMKDKIALFCDIDSKAVIEARDADTLYSVPLALQEQNLDQIVCEHLQLSCGEADMKEWKELVNKVRNLSKNTRIALVGKYVELQDAYISVVEALRHAGYAFDADVEISWINAEHVTSDNVNELLKDVDGVLVPGGFGDRGVEGKIIATKYAREQKVPFLGICLGMQVASIEFARHVLGLEGAHSAEIDPTTKYPIIDLLPEQKDVEDLGGTLRLGLYPCKLTKDSLAYEAYKDEVVYERHRHRYEFNNEFRQQMEEAGFVFSGTSPDGRLVEIVEVKDHPWFVASQFHPEFTSRPTRPQPLFRDFVEATLKNNQ, encoded by the coding sequence ATGACAAAGTATATTTTTGTTACAGGTGGGGTTGTATCCTCATTAGGAAAAGGGATTACGGCAGCTTCATTAGGGCGCTTATTAAAAAATCGTGGCCTAAATGTTACGATTCAAAAATTTGACCCGTACATTAACGTTGACCCAGGAACGATGAGTCCGTACCAACACGGTGAAGTATTCGTAACGGACGATGGGGCAGAAACGGACTTAGACTTAGGTCACTACGAGCGCTTTATCGACATTAATTTAAATAAGTACAGCAACGTGACGACTGGTAAAATTTATTCAACAGTATTAAAGAAAGAACGCCGTGGCGATTATTTAGGTGGAACGGTTCAGGTTATCCCACATATTACAAACGAAATTAAAGATAAAGTATTCCGTGCAGGTAAAGAGACAGGTGCTGATGTAGTCATCACGGAAATTGGTGGTACTGTGGGCGACATCGAGTCATTGCCATTTTTAGAGGCGATTCGTCAAATTAAAAGCGATGTAGGTCGTCACAACGTAATGTATCTTCACTGTACATTAGTTCCTTATATTAAAGCGGCTGGCGAAATGAAGACAAAGCCGACACAACATAGTGTAAAAGAATTGCGTTCATTAGGTATTCAACCAGATGTCATCGTCGTTCGTACGGAAATGCCGATTTCTCAAGAGATGAAGGATAAAATTGCGCTATTCTGTGACATCGATTCTAAAGCAGTCATTGAAGCACGCGATGCTGACACGTTATACAGCGTACCATTAGCGCTTCAAGAACAGAATTTAGATCAAATCGTTTGTGAACACCTACAATTAAGCTGTGGCGAAGCGGATATGAAAGAATGGAAAGAGCTTGTAAATAAAGTGCGCAACCTTTCCAAGAATACGCGTATCGCTCTTGTTGGTAAATATGTTGAATTACAAGATGCGTATATCTCCGTAGTTGAAGCTCTTCGTCATGCAGGATATGCATTCGATGCAGATGTAGAAATTAGCTGGATTAATGCAGAGCACGTAACAAGTGATAACGTAAATGAATTATTAAAAGATGTAGACGGCGTTCTCGTACCAGGTGGGTTCGGTGACCGTGGTGTTGAAGGGAAAATTATCGCAACAAAATACGCGCGTGAACAAAAAGTTCCGTTCCTTGGTATTTGTTTAGGAATGCAAGTTGCTTCGATTGAATTCGCTCGCCATGTATTAGGACTAGAAGGTGCGCACTCAGCGGAAATCGACCCAACTACGAAATACCCAATCATCGATTTACTTCCAGAGCAAAAAGATGTGGAAGATTTAGGCGGAACGTTACGCTTAGGATTATATCCTTGTAAGCTAACGAAAGATTCATTAGCATACGAAGCGTACAAAGATGAAGTCGTATACGAGCGTCATCGCCATCGTTACGAATTCAATAACGAATTCCGTCAACAAATGGAAGAGGCAGGTTTCGTCTTCTCTGGTACAAGCCCAGACGGTCGTTTAGTGGAAATCGTAGAGGTGAAAGATCACCCATGGTTTGTTGCATCTCAGTTCCATCCGGAATTCACTTCACGCCCAACGAGACCGCAACCATTATTCCGTGACTTCGTAGAAGCGACACTTAAAAACAACCAATAG
- the icmF gene encoding fused isobutyryl-CoA mutase/GTPase IcmF: protein MAHIYRPKHAVRFVTASSLFDGHDASINIMRRILQASGAEVIHLGHNRSVEEIVNAAIQEDVQGIAVSSYQGGHVEYFKYMYDLLTEKGAPHIRIYGGGGGVIIPREIKELHDYGIARIFSPEDGRKIGLQGMINVMLEECDFMTVKDTKLALEQVRQGDVKAVAQLITLAETRVLANDEAAATVDQVLTQLKEVPSKAPVIGITGTGGAGKSSLTDELIRRFLNEVPDINIAVLSIDPTKQKTGGALLGDRIRMNAIFNQRVYMRSLATRQSRSELSLAIKDSIDVVKAAQYDLIIVETSGIGQGDAEIRNICDIAMYVMTSEFGAPSQLEKIDMIDFADLIVINKFEKKGSEDAKRQVQKQYQRSHMLFDKELDEMPVYGTIASQFNDPGTNTLFNALLSLINERANKDWSSSLPSVKDVQKQNLIIPPDRRYYLREITDTVRNYHKTANEQVEIARRLFQVEGTLEELRNSAEHDELIQSLETMKQGLEEKLTPESKKILATWEEKKHQYAQDEFVTVIRGKEIRTKLTTKSLSGTIIPKVILPKYKDYGEILRWVYRENVPGSFPYTAGVFPFKREGEDPKRQFAGEGTPERTNKRFHYLSKDDTAKRLSTAFDSVTLYGEDPDYRPDIFGKIGESGVNVCTLDDMKKLYKGFDLCAPTTSVSMTINGPAPIILAMFMNTAVDQQVEKKEAELGRSLTKEEYEDVKKQTLQTVRGTVQADILKEDQGQNTCIFSTEFALRMMGDIQEYFIENKVRNYYSVSISGYHIAEAGANPISQLAFTLANGFTYVEYYLSRGMHIDDFAPNLSFFFSNGLDPEYTVIGRVARRIWATVMRDKYGANERSQKLKYHVQTSGRSLHAQEIDFNDIRTTLQALMALHDNCNSLHTNAYDEAITTPTEESVRRAMAIQMIITKEHGLTKNENPLQGSFIIEELTDLVEEAVLKEFDRINERGGVLGAMESQYQRGKIQDESMYYEMKKHTGELPIIGVNTYLNPNPPSEEDIDNMELARASKEEKELQIHNLQAFHQKHEQVVEDALNRLKHAAVSGGNIFAELMETVKVASLGQITRALYEVGGQYRRNM from the coding sequence ATGGCACATATTTATCGACCAAAGCATGCCGTACGTTTCGTAACAGCATCTAGTTTATTTGATGGACATGATGCTTCGATTAATATTATGCGACGAATTTTACAAGCAAGTGGTGCGGAAGTGATTCATTTAGGTCATAACCGTTCAGTTGAGGAGATTGTGAATGCCGCTATTCAAGAAGACGTTCAAGGAATTGCTGTATCTTCCTATCAAGGGGGACACGTTGAATATTTTAAATACATGTACGACTTATTAACAGAAAAAGGCGCACCTCATATTCGCATTTATGGTGGTGGCGGTGGAGTTATTATTCCAAGGGAAATTAAGGAACTCCACGATTATGGTATTGCCCGAATCTTCTCTCCAGAGGACGGTAGAAAAATCGGGTTGCAAGGCATGATCAATGTCATGTTAGAAGAGTGCGATTTTATGACGGTAAAAGATACGAAGTTAGCGTTAGAGCAAGTGCGTCAAGGAGATGTGAAGGCTGTTGCTCAGTTGATTACGTTGGCTGAGACGAGAGTGCTAGCGAATGATGAGGCGGCCGCCACAGTTGATCAAGTGCTCACTCAACTAAAGGAAGTGCCGTCAAAAGCTCCAGTTATCGGGATTACAGGGACAGGGGGAGCAGGGAAAAGCTCACTCACCGATGAACTTATCCGTCGTTTTTTAAATGAAGTTCCCGACATTAATATTGCGGTCCTTTCCATTGACCCGACGAAACAAAAAACTGGTGGTGCCCTTTTAGGTGACCGTATTCGAATGAACGCAATCTTTAATCAACGCGTGTACATGCGAAGTTTGGCAACGCGTCAGTCTCGCTCGGAATTATCCCTTGCCATCAAGGACTCCATTGATGTTGTAAAAGCAGCTCAATATGACTTGATTATTGTCGAGACAAGTGGAATTGGGCAAGGGGACGCAGAGATTCGCAATATTTGTGACATCGCCATGTATGTCATGACTAGTGAGTTTGGCGCACCTTCCCAGTTAGAAAAAATTGATATGATCGACTTTGCTGATTTAATTGTCATCAATAAATTTGAGAAAAAAGGTTCTGAAGACGCGAAACGTCAAGTTCAAAAACAATATCAAAGAAGTCACATGCTGTTTGACAAAGAACTCGATGAAATGCCAGTTTACGGAACAATTGCAAGTCAGTTTAACGATCCAGGTACGAACACCTTGTTTAACGCATTATTATCTCTTATTAATGAAAGAGCCAACAAAGATTGGTCTTCATCCCTTCCGTCTGTCAAAGATGTACAAAAACAAAATCTTATCATTCCACCAGACAGACGTTACTACTTACGTGAAATCACCGACACCGTTAGAAATTACCACAAGACAGCGAACGAACAAGTAGAAATTGCAAGACGATTATTCCAAGTGGAAGGAACGTTAGAAGAACTTCGAAATTCAGCCGAACATGATGAACTCATTCAGTCTTTAGAAACGATGAAACAAGGCCTTGAGGAAAAATTAACACCTGAATCGAAGAAAATCTTAGCGACTTGGGAAGAGAAAAAACACCAATACGCACAAGACGAATTCGTTACCGTGATTCGTGGCAAAGAAATCCGAACGAAGTTAACGACAAAGTCATTATCCGGAACTATCATTCCAAAAGTCATTTTACCGAAATATAAGGATTATGGGGAAATCTTACGATGGGTATACCGTGAGAACGTTCCAGGGTCGTTCCCGTACACAGCTGGCGTATTCCCGTTCAAGCGAGAAGGAGAAGATCCGAAACGTCAATTCGCTGGGGAAGGGACACCGGAGAGAACGAATAAACGTTTCCATTACTTATCAAAAGATGATACGGCTAAACGATTAAGTACTGCATTTGATTCTGTCACATTATACGGTGAGGACCCAGATTATCGTCCAGATATTTTCGGAAAAATCGGGGAAAGCGGCGTCAATGTTTGTACGTTAGATGACATGAAAAAGCTATACAAAGGCTTTGATTTATGTGCCCCAACTACATCTGTTTCTATGACAATTAATGGTCCTGCGCCAATCATTTTAGCAATGTTTATGAATACAGCGGTCGATCAACAAGTAGAGAAAAAAGAAGCTGAACTAGGCCGCTCCTTAACAAAAGAAGAATACGAAGACGTTAAAAAACAAACCTTACAAACGGTTCGTGGAACAGTTCAAGCAGACATTTTAAAAGAAGATCAAGGGCAAAATACGTGCATCTTCTCAACTGAATTTGCTCTTCGTATGATGGGAGATATTCAAGAGTACTTTATTGAAAACAAAGTGCGCAACTATTATTCTGTATCCATTTCTGGCTATCATATTGCGGAGGCAGGAGCTAACCCGATTTCCCAGCTAGCTTTTACGTTAGCCAATGGATTTACGTATGTCGAATATTATTTAAGTCGCGGTATGCATATCGATGACTTTGCACCGAATTTATCCTTCTTCTTTAGCAACGGTCTCGACCCAGAGTATACGGTCATTGGTCGTGTGGCTCGCCGTATTTGGGCAACCGTTATGCGCGATAAATACGGGGCCAATGAGCGAAGCCAGAAGTTGAAGTACCATGTACAAACGTCAGGTCGATCCTTGCACGCACAAGAAATCGACTTCAACGATATCCGTACGACCCTTCAAGCGTTAATGGCGTTACATGATAACTGCAACTCGCTTCATACGAATGCCTACGATGAAGCGATTACGACACCAACGGAAGAATCCGTACGTCGTGCAATGGCGATTCAGATGATTATTACGAAGGAACACGGGTTAACGAAAAATGAAAATCCGCTTCAAGGCTCCTTTATCATAGAGGAGTTAACCGATTTAGTAGAAGAAGCTGTATTAAAGGAGTTTGACCGAATTAATGAGCGTGGCGGTGTTCTTGGAGCGATGGAGTCCCAATATCAACGCGGTAAAATCCAAGATGAATCGATGTACTATGAAATGAAGAAGCATACAGGGGAATTACCGATCATTGGGGTAAACACATACTTGAACCCGAACCCGCCGAGTGAAGAAGACATTGACAATATGGAATTAGCGCGTGCGTCGAAAGAAGAAAAAGAATTACAGATTCATAATTTACAAGCATTCCACCAAAAGCATGAACAAGTGGTTGAGGATGCCCTCAATCGATTGAAACATGCGGCTGTTTCAGGCGGAAACATCTTTGCTGAATTAATGGAGACGGTAAAAGTCGCAAGTCTCGGACAGATAACGAGAGCTTTATACGAAGTGGGAGGACAATACCGTCGCAATATGTAA
- a CDS encoding TetR/AcrR family transcriptional regulator translates to MGKRPVPASVKDERLIQKRREQMVKGAVSLFKEKGFHRTTTREIARAAGFSIGTLYEYIRQKEDVLYLVCDTIYDEVRERLEQELDMKQGTVDSLKRAIANYFRVVDEMQDEVLVMYQEVKSLSKDALPYVLKKELEMVGMFESIIEGCVNKGEFDLTKSEQRLVAHNIFVQGQMWAFRRWALHKMFSLEEYIVLQTNVILKGIC, encoded by the coding sequence ATGGGGAAACGACCAGTACCTGCATCCGTTAAGGATGAACGATTAATTCAAAAGCGTAGAGAGCAAATGGTCAAAGGAGCGGTGAGTTTATTTAAAGAAAAGGGGTTTCACCGCACGACAACGAGAGAGATTGCGAGAGCAGCAGGATTTAGTATTGGGACATTATACGAATATATTAGGCAAAAAGAAGATGTCCTTTATCTCGTTTGTGACACGATTTATGACGAAGTAAGGGAACGCCTCGAACAAGAGTTGGATATGAAGCAAGGTACGGTCGACAGCTTAAAGCGAGCAATTGCCAATTATTTTCGAGTCGTCGATGAAATGCAAGATGAGGTTCTCGTCATGTATCAAGAAGTCAAATCATTATCAAAAGATGCGCTCCCTTACGTGTTGAAAAAAGAGTTAGAAATGGTTGGAATGTTTGAATCCATTATCGAAGGTTGTGTAAACAAAGGGGAATTTGATTTAACGAAGTCTGAGCAACGCCTCGTCGCCCATAATATTTTTGTTCAAGGTCAAATGTGGGCGTTTAGACGGTGGGCATTGCACAAAATGTTTTCGTTAGAAGAATATATTGTTTTACAGACGAATGTGATTTTAAAAGGAATTTGTTAA
- the rpoE gene encoding DNA-directed RNA polymerase subunit delta: MNLTQYSPEQLKEMSMVEVAFLILSEKRQAIPFKELMDEMTRLLELTQSDVEERIAQFYTDLNIDGRFICIGENSWGLRSWYPYDQIDEETQPVMKSKKKKVKKVSDDLDLDDLDDLEEEEIDFDDLDDYEEDDDDFEEDEDFDGDDDEVIEDEYDLDEDEEELDDDLDVEDEE; this comes from the coding sequence TTGAATTTAACGCAATATTCGCCAGAACAACTGAAAGAAATGTCTATGGTAGAAGTCGCTTTCCTTATTCTTTCAGAAAAACGACAAGCGATTCCGTTCAAAGAATTAATGGACGAAATGACTCGCTTACTTGAACTTACACAATCAGACGTTGAAGAGCGCATTGCGCAATTCTACACAGATCTTAATATAGATGGCCGCTTTATTTGTATTGGGGAAAACAGCTGGGGATTACGCAGCTGGTATCCATACGATCAAATCGACGAAGAAACACAACCTGTGATGAAGTCGAAGAAGAAAAAAGTAAAGAAAGTAAGCGATGATTTAGATCTTGATGATTTAGATGATCTTGAAGAAGAAGAAATCGATTTTGATGACCTCGATGACTACGAAGAGGACGACGATGATTTCGAAGAAGACGAAGACTTCGATGGCGATGATGATGAAGTAATCGAAGATGAATACGATTTAGATGAAGACGAAGAAGAATTAGACGATGATTTAGATGTTGAAGACGAAGAGTAA